In Morganella morganii, the following are encoded in one genomic region:
- a CDS encoding NAD-dependent succinate-semialdehyde dehydrogenase, whose translation MFTSSLTNPSFSLLRTGGYINGQWTDAQDKATFDVTNPATGGLITRVSDLGAHETRLAIAAAENALPGWRALTAKARAQILRRWFFLVMENQEELAQLLSLEQGKPLAESRGEIAYGASFIEWFAEEGKRVYGETIPATQSGQRIATIRQPIGVVGAITPWNFPNAMITRKAAPALAAGCTMVLKPAAETPLSALALAALAEQAGIPAGVLNVVTGLDAAAIGGELTTSPVVRKISFTGSTRVGKLLMAQSAETVKKLSLELGGNAPFIVFDDADLDAAVAGAMAAKFRNSGQTCVCANRLYVQEGVYDAFAAKLAKAVSALHVAPYTDEKAQQGPLINEAAIRKVSEHIADAVSKGATVVSGGKPAAQGGLFFEPTVLTGVTSDMLVTREETFGPLAPLVRFRDEEEAIRAANNSEFGLAAYFYSRDIGRVYRVAEALEAGMVGINEGIISTEVAPFGGIKQSGLGREGSRHGIDDYLEIKYLCFGGIR comes from the coding sequence ATGTTCACCTCATCGTTAACCAATCCTTCCTTTTCCCTGCTGCGCACCGGCGGCTATATCAATGGTCAGTGGACCGATGCACAGGATAAGGCCACGTTTGATGTGACCAACCCGGCCACCGGCGGACTGATCACCCGCGTCAGCGACCTCGGCGCACACGAAACCCGGCTTGCCATTGCCGCCGCTGAAAATGCCCTGCCGGGCTGGCGCGCCCTGACCGCCAAAGCCCGTGCGCAGATCCTGCGCCGCTGGTTTTTTCTTGTCATGGAGAATCAGGAGGAACTGGCACAACTCCTGAGCCTGGAGCAGGGCAAACCGCTGGCAGAATCACGCGGGGAAATAGCCTACGGTGCCAGCTTTATTGAATGGTTTGCCGAAGAAGGCAAGCGCGTGTACGGCGAAACCATTCCGGCCACACAGAGCGGACAGCGGATCGCCACCATACGCCAGCCGATCGGGGTGGTCGGTGCTATTACACCGTGGAACTTCCCGAATGCAATGATCACCCGCAAAGCCGCTCCGGCACTGGCGGCAGGCTGTACCATGGTGCTGAAACCGGCAGCGGAAACCCCGCTTTCCGCTCTGGCGCTGGCAGCACTCGCGGAACAGGCCGGTATTCCGGCCGGAGTGCTCAATGTTGTCACCGGGCTTGATGCGGCGGCTATCGGCGGCGAACTGACCACCAGCCCGGTCGTGCGCAAAATCTCCTTTACCGGCTCCACCCGTGTCGGCAAGCTGTTGATGGCGCAGAGTGCGGAGACGGTTAAAAAGCTCTCTCTCGAACTGGGCGGTAACGCGCCGTTTATTGTGTTTGATGATGCCGATCTCGATGCGGCGGTTGCCGGTGCCATGGCCGCCAAATTCCGTAACAGCGGGCAAACCTGTGTCTGCGCCAACCGTCTCTATGTGCAGGAAGGCGTGTATGATGCCTTTGCCGCGAAACTGGCGAAGGCTGTCAGTGCCCTGCATGTTGCGCCGTACACCGACGAAAAAGCACAACAGGGGCCGCTGATTAATGAGGCCGCTATCCGCAAAGTCAGTGAGCATATCGCCGATGCGGTCAGCAAAGGTGCGACTGTTGTCAGCGGCGGGAAACCGGCAGCACAGGGCGGATTATTTTTTGAGCCGACAGTCCTGACCGGTGTGACTTCAGACATGCTGGTGACCCGTGAGGAGACGTTTGGCCCGCTGGCACCGCTGGTGCGTTTCCGCGATGAGGAAGAAGCCATCCGCGCGGCAAATAACAGTGAGTTCGGTCTTGCCGCTTATTTCTATTCCCGCGATATCGGCCGGGTCTACCGCGTGGCTGAAGCCCTGGAAGCCGGAATGGTCGGTATTAATGAAGGGATTATTTCCACGGAAGTGGCACCGTTCGGCGGTATCAAGCAATCCGGCCTCGGCCGTGAAGGCTCCCGCCACGGTATTGATGACTATCTGGAAATCAAATACCTCTGCTTCGGCGGGATCCGTTAA
- the hpaC gene encoding 4-hydroxyphenylacetate 3-monooxygenase, reductase component, with protein sequence MSLDNSQRLLFRDAMATLSAAVNIVTTDGDAGRGGLTATAVCSVTDTPPTLLVCINRSSALSEVFRANGRLCVNVLTHEHQALACDFAGMTGLSMDARFAGDHWQPGALGQPCLHGSLACLEGVVTQVQEIGTHNIFMAEIRNIDVRDEGHGLIYFRRDFRTVETADIPAAAVA encoded by the coding sequence ATGTCTTTGGATAATTCACAGCGTCTGTTGTTCCGCGACGCAATGGCGACACTCTCCGCTGCCGTCAATATCGTCACCACCGACGGCGACGCCGGGCGCGGCGGGCTGACCGCCACTGCGGTCTGCTCTGTCACGGATACGCCGCCGACCCTGCTGGTATGCATCAACCGCAGCAGTGCGCTCAGTGAGGTGTTCAGAGCCAACGGACGTTTGTGTGTCAATGTGCTCACCCATGAACATCAGGCACTGGCGTGTGATTTTGCCGGGATGACCGGCCTGAGTATGGACGCGCGTTTTGCCGGTGATCACTGGCAGCCGGGAGCGCTGGGACAACCTTGTCTGCACGGCTCGCTGGCCTGTCTGGAAGGCGTGGTGACGCAGGTGCAGGAAATCGGCACACACAATATCTTTATGGCAGAAATCCGCAATATTGATGTCCGCGACGAAGGTCACGGCCTGATTTACTTCCGCCGCGATTTCCGCACTGTCGAAACCGCTGATATCCCCGCTGCTGCTGTTGCCTGA
- the dtpB gene encoding dipeptide/tripeptide permease DtpB, with protein MSKPAQVGLFNQPKPFFMIFIVELWERFGYYGVQGILAVYFVQKLGFSQEQAFITFGAFAALVYGLISIGGYVGDHVLGTKRTIILGAIVMAVGYFMTGLSIMHPDLIFYALGTIAVGNGLFKANPASLLAKCYPPKDPRLDGAFTLFYMSINIGSLISLSLAPVIADKYSYTVTYNICGIGLLIALAVFLFCQKMVRNIGSEPDHKPIKFGSLLVVIAGSVATVFLCAWLLHNVIIANYVLLGVTAVVIFFFFREAFKLKGVERNKMYVAFVLMLEAVIFYVLYAQMPTSLNFFAIYNVHHTIMGIDVHPVSFQALNPFWIIVLSPVLAYFYSKMGARGKDFSMPGKFTIGMFCCSAGFLTAAASGMWFADASGLTSPWFIVLVYFFQAVGELMISALGLAMVAAFVPQYLMGFILGMWFLTQAMATLLGGYVATFTAPPEGVTDPLQTLGIYTDVFGKIGIATAVAGLIMWAIVPKLNKIMKEEKTA; from the coding sequence ATGAGTAAACCCGCGCAGGTTGGTTTGTTTAACCAACCCAAGCCATTCTTCATGATTTTTATCGTGGAGCTGTGGGAACGCTTCGGCTATTACGGTGTGCAAGGCATCCTGGCCGTCTACTTTGTTCAGAAACTGGGATTCAGTCAGGAACAGGCATTCATCACCTTCGGGGCATTCGCCGCGCTGGTATACGGTCTGATCTCCATCGGTGGTTACGTCGGTGACCACGTCCTCGGGACCAAACGGACCATCATCTTAGGGGCCATCGTGATGGCTGTCGGTTATTTTATGACCGGCCTGTCTATCATGCACCCGGATCTGATTTTCTACGCACTGGGTACCATTGCTGTCGGTAACGGCTTATTCAAAGCCAACCCGGCCAGTCTGCTGGCAAAATGCTATCCGCCGAAAGACCCGCGTCTGGACGGGGCATTCACCCTGTTCTATATGTCGATCAACATCGGCTCTCTGATTTCCCTGTCACTGGCACCGGTTATCGCGGACAAATACAGCTATACCGTTACTTATAACATCTGTGGTATCGGCCTGCTGATCGCCCTGGCGGTCTTCCTGTTCTGTCAGAAAATGGTGCGTAATATCGGTTCCGAGCCGGATCACAAACCAATAAAATTCGGCAGCCTGCTGGTCGTCATCGCCGGTAGTGTGGCAACTGTTTTCCTGTGTGCATGGTTACTGCACAACGTCATTATTGCCAACTATGTGTTACTCGGCGTCACCGCTGTGGTTATCTTCTTCTTCTTCCGCGAAGCTTTCAAACTGAAAGGTGTTGAGCGGAACAAGATGTATGTGGCGTTTGTTCTGATGCTGGAAGCGGTTATCTTCTATGTGCTGTATGCCCAGATGCCGACTTCACTGAACTTCTTCGCTATCTATAACGTACATCACACCATTATGGGTATTGATGTGCATCCGGTCAGCTTCCAGGCACTGAACCCGTTCTGGATCATCGTACTGAGCCCGGTTCTGGCTTACTTCTACAGCAAGATGGGCGCACGCGGCAAAGACTTCTCCATGCCGGGTAAATTCACCATCGGTATGTTCTGCTGCTCCGCCGGTTTCCTGACAGCCGCTGCTTCCGGTATGTGGTTTGCCGATGCGTCCGGTCTGACATCTCCGTGGTTTATCGTTCTGGTTTACTTCTTCCAGGCAGTTGGTGAGCTGATGATCAGTGCGCTGGGTCTGGCGATGGTGGCTGCGTTCGTTCCGCAGTACCTGATGGGCTTTATTCTCGGGATGTGGTTCCTGACCCAGGCAATGGCAACACTGCTGGGCGGCTACGTGGCGACCTTTACCGCACCACCGGAAGGCGTGACTGATCCGCTTCAGACTCTCGGTATCTACACCGATGTGTTTGGTAAAATCGGTATCGCAACGGCAGTTGCCGGCCTGATTATGTGGGCTATCGTACCGAAACTGAACAAAATCATGAAAGAAGAAAAAACAGCCTGA